The following coding sequences are from one Euwallacea fornicatus isolate EFF26 chromosome 8, ASM4011564v1, whole genome shotgun sequence window:
- the SkpA gene encoding S-phase kinase-associated protein 1 isoform X1: MVRIKMPKIKLQSSDGEIFDVDVEIAKCSVTIKTMLEDLGMDEEEEEVVPLPNVNSAILRKVIQWATFHKDDPPPPEDDENKEKRTDDISSWDADFLKVDQGTLFELILAANYLDIKGLLDVTCKTVANMIKGKAPEEIRKTFNIKNDFTASEEDQVRKENEWCEEK; encoded by the exons ATGGTGCG AATAAAGATGCCTAAAATCAAGTTGCAGTCATCAGATGGCGAGATCTTCGACGTGGATGTAGAAATTGCTAAGTGCTCTGTTACCATCAAGACTATGTTGGAAGATTTGGGAATGgatgaagaagaagaagaggtAGTTCCTTTGCCCAATGTCAATTCCGCAATTTTACGTAAAGTAATCCAGTGGGCTACTTTCCACAAGGATGATCCTCCTCCACCAGAAGATGACGAGAACAAAG AAAAGAGAACAGATGATATCTCTTCTTGGGATGCCGACTTCTTGAAGGTAGATCAAGGTACTTTGTTTGAGCTGATCCTAGCAGCAAACTACCTGGATATCAAAGGTCTTCTGGATGTTACTTGCAAGACGGTGGCCAATATGATTAAAGGCAAAGCACCAGAAGAGATCCGGAAAACCTTTAACATCAAGAATGATTTTACTGCTTCTGAGGAGGATCAAGTGCGAAAGGAGAATGAATGGTGCGAGGAAAAATAA
- the SkpA gene encoding S-phase kinase-associated protein 1 isoform X2, producing the protein MPKIKLQSSDGEIFDVDVEIAKCSVTIKTMLEDLGMDEEEEEVVPLPNVNSAILRKVIQWATFHKDDPPPPEDDENKEKRTDDISSWDADFLKVDQGTLFELILAANYLDIKGLLDVTCKTVANMIKGKAPEEIRKTFNIKNDFTASEEDQVRKENEWCEEK; encoded by the exons ATGCCTAAAATCAAGTTGCAGTCATCAGATGGCGAGATCTTCGACGTGGATGTAGAAATTGCTAAGTGCTCTGTTACCATCAAGACTATGTTGGAAGATTTGGGAATGgatgaagaagaagaagaggtAGTTCCTTTGCCCAATGTCAATTCCGCAATTTTACGTAAAGTAATCCAGTGGGCTACTTTCCACAAGGATGATCCTCCTCCACCAGAAGATGACGAGAACAAAG AAAAGAGAACAGATGATATCTCTTCTTGGGATGCCGACTTCTTGAAGGTAGATCAAGGTACTTTGTTTGAGCTGATCCTAGCAGCAAACTACCTGGATATCAAAGGTCTTCTGGATGTTACTTGCAAGACGGTGGCCAATATGATTAAAGGCAAAGCACCAGAAGAGATCCGGAAAACCTTTAACATCAAGAATGATTTTACTGCTTCTGAGGAGGATCAAGTGCGAAAGGAGAATGAATGGTGCGAGGAAAAATAA